agctgaaaatgaaaaaaatcagtccTGATTTcaagtcatttttctttccatgggATGTAGACTAAGACAGGAAGATGCAAGGGTCTTGTTCATAAATTCATTGttccaatgagaacacatggacacaggaaggggaacatcacactctgaggactgttgtggggtgggggatgggggagggatagcattaggagatatacctaatgctaaatgatgagttaatgggtgcagcacaccagcatggcacatgtatacatatgtaactaacctgtacattgtgcacatgtaccctaaaacttaaagtataataataataataatatctcatagctcgaaaaaaaaaataattgttccATCAGTTTGGCCTGACGCTGGGTGAGAGGGGTAGAGTTATAATAGAAATTCCAGACCAACAGAACAATATAAGTCAAAGTGTGGAATTACAGTAAACATATTAATTTCAGCATTATTTATGACTGCAAAAtgttggaaacaaccaaaatatccACACAGAAAAGAGGGGTTGTATAAATGATAGTACAACTATAAAATGAAGTACTATGTAGCTATTCAAAGGAACATGGAAGATGTCCATGAACTGATGTATGTTAATTataaatacattgtggaatgataaATTTAAAGTGTCTTGTAACAATGCatgcaaaataagaaaatatccgTTTACCTACTcattgcaggaaaaaaagaaaaaagaaaggaaaaacccaGAGACCAATGAGAGTGGTCACCTGTGTGGTCAGGAATTggtagaaaggaaagagagaatggaGATGGATATCTGATTCTTCTCTGAATATACCTTTATGCACAGATCTGACTGGGGAGCCACGTGAAAATTTCACATACtcggatgaataaataaatgaataaaccccATAGGATTGGGAGATAATTTGTAATCAAATACAAACTATTTGTTTgacaaaccaaccaacaaacaaataaaccataGATATGAGAGGACCACGAAGATTAAAGAAACTTCCATTTGTGAAACCATTATAAAACGTAATGAAGATGAATAAACACTCATTACAGAATATCAAATCAACCATTATCATGAGGTTTTCTGCATCCCTTTGGTGTCCCCATGCACAGTGATCCCAACCTCATGTGCTTTGTGTTGTGCTCTTGCAAATTCCCTCTTCACCAGGCGGAGGGCTTTGCTTAATCTGCTAGTCCTCGCCACAGCAAGGACTTCAAGAGACTACTTAGTCCCATTTTCTCGTCTTACAATGTCTAGAACTGAGGCCAGAGATAGAAGGAACTTGCCCAGAATCATTACTGGGTAATCAGCCTCATAAGTGAAAAGACAAATTATACTTTATTTAACTTGCAGTTCTTGAACTATGAATGAAGCTATAATTGTTTTCATGCATGCATTAACTGTTTGTATTATAATTTCTCTAAATACCTGGTGGAGCTCATATCTTACACTGTTTATTAGATGATGTGCTCTTCTTTATTACCGTGAAGAAATTTTTTCAATATGCTATGAAATTCACCCTTTATCTGATATATGTTTattaatgttttccattttctgttcattactttttctttatctatGGCTGGTTTTGCCTcacaatttaaacatttttatatagttttaaatttttttcaaattttattttagatacgggggtacatgttcaggtttgttacatgggcatattgtgtgatgctaaggtttggggtatagatcccatcacccaggtagtgagcgtAGTAACCAATAGATAGTTTCTCAACCCACGCCcacttccctctctcctcctagtagtctgcagtgtctgttgttcccatgtttGTGTCAGTGTgtgttcaatgtttagctcccacttataagttataacatgtggtatttggttttctgttcctgcattaatttgcttaggataatgacctccagctgcatccatgttcctgcaaaggataggatttcattctttttatggctgtgtagtattctacaGTATATAcatgtcatattttctttatctaatccaccatttatgggcacctaggttgattccatatctttgctattgtgcatagcAAAGCAATGAACATGAGTGCAGGTGTCCTTTTTGTagagtgatttattttccttttgggatatacccagtagtggaattgctgggtcaaatggtggctctgttttaagttctttgagaaatctccaaactgctctccacagtggggctgaattaatttacataccAACCAACCAAAGGGGAAAGAagatataagcattcccttttctccacagcctacagcatctgttgttttttgactttgaaATTACAGCCATTCTGCAACAGTCCCCTCTGGAACATCAACCCAGTGGCCTGAGAACTGTTCCTGTCCTCCAGCACCCACAGGGGCTGCGGCTTTCCCTGAATGTGAAGACTCAGAGTGCAAACCTGCCTGACCCAGCCCCCACCTGACTTTGTTCTGCCACCTGCCCTGGTAGCTTaacacaaaaaacagaaactctTGGAAGCTCTATGGCCCCACCTATTGCCTGAGAAACCAGAGGGCAACCTAAAGCAAGCAAAAATCCCACTGCTACTACCACAGCTGGTGCTCTTTTGCAAGCACCACCTCTGGGCTGGAGGCCAGCCAACACAGTCCATTACAGCATCTCTCGGTAGAATAACACTGCACCTAGGAAGGAGAAAATGGCGGAGCAATCTCAGCTATCACCACTGCCTGTACCCCTCTGACTAACCAGGAGGTCCTGATTCTGTCCAAGTGACCAGTTCAGTACTACTATAACCAGTGTTCAAGAAAACCAACACACTAAGGCTATCAATAACCAAGGAATCTCACAGAGTCTGCATCACTCCCCTGCTACCCCCATGACTGGTGCGGCTACCCACTGCTGGGAGACTTGAGGACAGGCCACATCACCAGATCTCTTACAGACATTCCCCAGTACTGGCCTGGAGTGTGGCAACTTCACTGGGCAGCTAGATCCAGAGAAGCATTTGAGAATTCTCAGTGCCCTACTCTAAAGAAGTTTGCTGCTATAGTGGCATGACTTTTTTAGGGGTGAGCTTGCAGGGTTATTTCTCAGGTCAGGGTTGTGTGCATGCACTTGGTGGATCAGCCAGTTGTGGTCTGGCTCACTGGCATTGGAACCAGGGTGCCATGATATCAACAGAGAACATGGGTATATGTTTGCTGGGCCAGCCTGGGGCATGCCTGCCAGGAGTGGCATGTGTAGCTGTTTCTCAGTCTCAGGGCATGGATGCACAGCTGCTCAGATAGCCTGAGGTCATGTCTGTCAGGAGCAGCCCACTGGGCTGTTTCTCAGGCCCAAGACATGGGTACAAGGCTGCTTGGGTAGCCTAGTGGCATGTCTGCTGGGGGAGGGAACAGGGCTGCCTCTTTGCCCTTTGACACAGCTGCATGGCTGCTTGGCTAGTCTTTGGGCATTTCTGTGAGGGGTGGCACAAGAAGTGGTTTTGTTGGCCCAGGGTCCAAGCATGGGGCTTCTTGTTAGGCCTTGGGGCATGTCCACCAAGGCAGACTGTGGAGTTCTTTCTCAGTGGTGATTTGACACTCCAACCAAATCTTAGCTGTTTGTTACCTTGACCCTTTCTTCTGGTGGGGATGAGTACCATGGGTTTCTAGTTAGCCATCTTGCTGACtgccagattttctatttcttcatagttAAATCTTGACAGCTTATACGGgtctaggaatttatcagtttcttctagattatcTAATTGTTAGTATATAGTTGTTCATGAGTCTCTAACgatctttgcatttctgtggtatcagttgtaatgtctcctttttcatctctggttttatttaattgagtcttcttttttttttgttttacttagtCTAGCTAAATGTTTGGCGATTTTGTTTGTCATTTCCAAAAACCAactctttgttttattgatttttttgtattgtttctagtctacatttttattatttgtactaTATCCAtatgatttctttccttctagtATTATTACGattggttttctcttttgtttttcttattacttGTGGTGCcacattaggttgtttatttgagattttttttctttttttgtgtaggcatttattgctgtaACTTTCTGTCTTAGAACTATTTTTACTATATCTCATTGCCTTTGATACATTGTGTTTCTACTTTAGCTTGTCTcgaagaaatttttatttcttttttaatttcttctttgaccagttggttgttcaggagcatgtagtttaatttccatgtatttgtgtattttccgAAGTTCcttcttttattaatttctagtttgatAGTaatgtggtcagaaaagatacttgatatggttTCAGTCTTCATAAAtatgttaagacttgttttgtggcctaacatgtaATAACCTATCTTGGAGAATATTTCATGTGAAGTTGAGAAGAACATGTGTTCTGGAGTTGTTTAATAAACTTTTCTGTATATGCCCTTAAAGTCTATTTAGTCTAGAGTGCAGCTTATATCTCATATGTCTTTGTAGATTTTCTGTCTGGGTGATCTGTCCATTGCTATTACAGGGTTTTGAAATCCtctactgatatagtttggatatctgtcccctccaaatctcatgttaaaatgtgaccATCAGTGTTGGAAGTGCAGCCTAGTGTGAGGTGTTTGGGTTATAGGgctagatccctcatgaatggcctgGTGCTATCCctgcagtaatgagtgagttctcactctcttAGTTCACATGAGGACTGCTTGTTTAAAAGACCCTGGCAtctttcttgctccctctctcgcTATGTGATACACTGGCTCCCATTCCCTTCTATCACGATTAAATACTTTCTGCGGCATCACCAGaaactgagcagatgctggcaccaggCATCTTAGCCTGCAGAACTTTGAGccaaacaaacctcttttctgtatacaTTATCTAGTCTCATGTATTGTTTTATAGTAATGCTAAATGGCCTAAAACACCTACTATTATTGTATGCAGTTGATCTCTCTTcagaatatttgctttatatcttTAGGTGCTTGGATTTGGGGTGCATATGTAACTTACAATTTCTGTAttatcttgctgaattgacctctttagcattatataatgatcttctttatgtctttttacatttttgacttaaagtctatttgaTCTGGTATAAGAATTGTTACTCCTGCTCTGTTTTGGTTTCCACTTGTGTGGAATGTTTTTTCCATCCATTATCGTTCAGTCTATGTGTGTAATTACCAGTATGGTTGCCTCTTTTAGGAAGCCTATTGATGgatcttatttttttcccattcatccACTCTAGGCATTTGATTAGTGAATTTATTTACCTTCAAGATAATTATTCATAGGTAGGACTTACTACTGccactttttcattgttttctagtTGCTTTggtgattctttctttctttctttctttctttttctctttctctcttattgccttccactatgattaaGTTAGTTTCTCTAGTAGTATATTTtgatacttattttttatttttagggcatctattaaaaatattgtctttGTGGCTAACATGAGgcctttaaaaaatatcctgTAGCTATCACAAGTGATTTTAACCTGAAAATAATTTGTTTGATTACAAAACATAAAACTACACCTTACCACCACTTCCCTCCCcacattttgatattttcttgtCACAATTAACAGCTTTTATATGCCATATACATTAACAAtttattgtagttattattaATTTCAACAGTTTTATCTTTTAGCCTTCATACTAAAGATAGAAGTGATTTATACATCACCATTATACTATCACAGTATTCTTAATTTTGACTGTGTAATTACTTTTATTAGTGAGTTCTACACTTTTAGATTATTTTGTATTACTCAttagcatccttttctttcaCCTTGAATAactcctttagcatttcttgtaaaatAGGTCTGATGGTGACATGCTTCCTCACCTTTGCATGTCTgggaaagttttcatttctctgtcatTTCTGAAGAACAGCTTTGCTGAGTATAGTATGCTtggatggttttcttttttattattattttgataatattattCCACTCTCCTCTCATCTTTAATGTTCCCTTTGAGAAATATGATTTGATTGCAGCACCATTCATactagcaaaaacatggaatcgaCTTAGgcgcccatcaatggtggattgggtaaacaaaatatggttatatacaccatggaatactacacagtcataaaaaataaataaaatcatgtgtttgtagcaacatggatgcagtgggaggccattatcctaagtagattaatgcaggaagagaaaactatatatcacatgttctcagttatagaGGGGAGCTAAATGTCAGAtactcatgaacataaagatggaaataatacaCACTGAAGACTActagaggagagaaggagggagggaaagggacaagggttgaaaaactaaatgTTGGGTATTACACTCAGTATCAGAATGACAGGAAAATTCATACCCCAAgcttcagcatcatgcaatatacccaggtaactaACTTGCACACTTGGCCcctgaatgtaaaataacagttgaaaaagaaaaaaaaggtctgATGTGAAGGGTATTGGAACTGTTTCgcattttatttgcttcttttcttttgctgcttcaGGATCGTTTGTCTTTGATCTTTCACAGTTTGATGATTATATGTCTAGTCTTTTTTGAATTGAATGTGATTGGTGACTGTTGACCATCCTGCACTTTGactacctatatatatatacacatacatatatatataatatatgtatatatgtacatgtatatatatgggtgtatatatgtatatatgtatgtgtgtatgtgtatatatatatacatatatatacatatatacatatatatacatatatacatatatatacatatatacatatatatacatatatgaactcctcagatttggaaagttttctgttattacttatttaataagctttctttacttttccatttatctttctCTAACTTCTCTTGAATGCCAGTAAATTGTCCCTTTGCTCACTTAATGCTATTCCATACATCTCATAAGTTTCCttcattctattcttttttcttttttccttttctgagtaTATATTGTCAAATAACCTGTATTCAAGCTCACAGATTATTCCTTCTGCTTGATCATTTCTGGTGTTAATGCACTCTATTGCACTTTTCACACTTTTCATGTTATTCATTGCATTCTTCAGCTCCTATATTAACATTAGatattttgttatcatttttacCCTTTGTTACATCTCTCTTTCTGGTCACTTAttgttttcatcatttcatttaattatttatctgTGTTTTATTAAAGTTCTTTGAGCTTCCTTAGAACAgccattttaaattctttttcaggcAGGTCATACATCTCCATGACTTTGGGGCCAATCAATGGTatcttattttgttcatttggtaCCTTATTTTGTTAATTTGGTGTCATCAGTTTTCCCCGATTGTTCTTGATCCTTGTGATTGTGCATTGATGTCTGCACATTGAAGAAGTAGGTACTTATTGAATTGCAGGTAGGTACTTGAATGCAGATATTGAATTTAAGGTAGGTACTTACTCCAGTTTGGCTTTGTCTGAGAATGTCCCTCAACTCTGTCCGGAAATTCTAGGCAGATCATCTGTTCTGGGTTTGCAAGCCTGTGACTGTTTCAGTCATTGCAGCACAAGGAGATGTCATAAACCCAGGACCACCATGGCCAGTTCTGCACCAGGCTGTAACCCATGGCTGCAGAGGCTGGCACAATGATGGACTGCATTCCCAACTCCTCCTCACTGATACCTGCCTACGTATGTCAGTTATTCATAATCCAAGGCTGCTGTAGTTGGCTGCCAGTGGTACAGGTAAGAACGCAAGTCTATCTCACAGGAACTATGTGTTCCTCTCTGCTGCTGGGGCAGGTCTTGCTGCTTAGGCCACAGGTATTCACCCAGGGTCACCATGGGTGTCCTCCCAGTGCTGAATTTTACTATTATAGACTAGTATTTGGTTCTATGAAAACGTCCAAGCCTTACTTCATTCCCTTCCCCCCAAAAGAAAGTAGCTCTCTCTGCACTGTGCTGCCTGTGATTGGGTTAGGGGTGATACAGGAAACAAAATTGTCTTTCATACCTTCttcaatgtgtatttttaattattatgctATAATCAGGTTCTGTAATATCTCATCTGGCCTGTTTAGCCTTTGAGAAAGTATTATCATATGTGGATAATTATTAAATTTGACCTTTTGGAGGGTATAATCTCTGGGGAGTCCTACTCTACCGGGTTTTTCTGCCCATTCCCCAAAAATAACTATATTTGAATCTTTTCTAAGTTGTAAAGTGATTTCCCATAGAATTGAGCAAAATACATTTAAGtcctcctgttttcttcttttcctatgaGTATAAAACTTTCAGATTTTTATGCCAATTTAGTGCActttaatatttttgcatttttttatttgtccAACAGGACAAATCATTTGATCACTTAATCTTTTCCCCCATCATAATTCCATATCTAAGATGTATGCATCACCATACCATTTTTATGCTTTCCAAATCACTGATTTCTGATTTCAACTTTATCAATACATTCCTTTATCATTTGGAAATGgttttttccacatttcattgaattcaATTCTAACATGAGTATAGTAATCACATGTTGTGCTTGGATTGCATTTTCCTGGtttgtttttgcaaatattgtGCCCCTTTGTTTTATCTGCATCTTTTGGACACTAGATGAGATGAAAGTTTTGTTCTTGATCCATAAGTAAGATTAATATTTCAGACTCTATTTTGTATCAGTAAGTTTGGAACAGAACAGTTTCTGGTATTTTCTTCAGGGAAGTGTGAGGAAGATTACAGTGGTTAGCAGACACAGTAATCAATTTTAGTTCAGAACAATATCACCCTACTCTGTTGGGGTTTCTGCAATAAGGAACTACTTACTGCCTTTGAGGCAAACAGATAAATTTGGTAAGATCTCAGAGTGGCTCATAGAGAAACCATGCAGCTCACATGATTTATGTTTGATAGCATAGCACTTTTTTCTGTGGTTGgcctttctcttttccccttccaTAGAGCATTGCCTACAGGAAGGTTAAGATTCTAAGACAGAATAATTGAAAATAAGTTTTCAAGCTATCCTTTCCCCAGCACTACCCTCCAAGGTGTTCTGAATGTAGACAGGGACACTGTTGGGATGCTTTCTTCTTCTCCTGTGGTCTGCTCATAACAAAGTCTTTATGACTCAAAGTAAAGAAAGTTTCTTTAGACTTTTCAGGATGTCATCACAATTGGAAAAAATCTATGCTTCTACCAAAGGTGGGAATTTTAGCTTCATGTCCACTCACAATACATTATTCAATTCATTGATGGTGGCAAATATTTCTCACAGCCTGTTTGGGGATTCAGCTGTTTACTACTGAAGTAGAAACTTCttttaattagaaagaaaattctgCTGTTTAggtagatttcatgagaagaacCCAATCTAGAAAccagcatttttactttttttccaacAGCTGTTCCTATCACCATGAAAGCATATTAAAATTCTCCCATCCTTTGAAAACACATCTGGAACTTACCTCACCTTCCAGATACAGCCTCAGCTCTCACTCCACCATGAATTCAGACTTCCTGAGAAGGTTGCAGCCTGTCTCCATCCTTCAACTGACAACCCAACACAATTGTATTCATCTCTCATTAAAGTTGCTAGCAACAACTAAGAAAAACTGTGGATACATGTCAGTCTTTATCGTGTTGAACTTGACAGACATATTTGACATTGGTGTGCCCCATTTACTTgtgtaaaatttctttctttggaTTCCATAATGTTTCATTATCTTCTATGTCATTGGACTTCTATGATTGCTCATTCTTAGGTAAAATAGAACATGTCTCaagatcatttttaaaacaaaaggaagtATGGAGTTCTGTCTAAAATAGAGTATTTAAATTATTACATCATGAAGGGAAACTCACATTTAGAATataaaggcattctcagaaaccaattGCTTTTGTAGCCTGAAGCTAGTCTCTTTCCTACTTTTGTCTATAATTCCGTAAAATGAAAGTGAGTGGCATGATGATCTACAAGGACTGATAAAAATTTGCTGGGGcttccagaagaaagaaaatgcctttgacattATGTTGCTGGGGACATTGACTTTGTCCCACACTCAGCAGGGGTGAGGAAGTTGACATTTACTGATAAGCTAAGAAAAGGCAGTGCCTTTTGTAATTTAAGCTCCACCCATGGCACACTCACTCAAGGAAGATATAAATGACAAGGTCCGCTCAGTTCTCAGACAAGGTTTTCCAAGCAAGATGAAGCCCGACATCATCTTCGTACTTTCCCTGCTCCTCATCTTGGCGAGGCAAGCAGCTGTGATGGGACAAAAAGGTGAGTGGAGAGGGTAAGCCTTGGGGAAAGCTGCTCCAACAGCTAATAATCTAAGATTATTTGGGGTGCAAACAGTAACCTGTTTAGGCACAGATTCTTCTTGttgaagagaattttttttctccaccCAAAGCTTCAGCTTTTCTAGAAATATCAATAATTTGTTGGGGGAACAGTGGGGGGTAATAGTTTTAAGGGAGCTTTGGCGATAATGAATGCATACATTCTTATTATCAATTACCAGGTGGATCAAAAGGCCGATTACCAAGTGAATCTTCCCAATTTCCACATGGACAAAAGGGCCAGCACTATTCTGGACAAAAAGGCAAGCAACAAACTGAATCCAAAGGCAGTTTTTCTAGTCAATACACATATCATGTAGATGCCAATGATCATGACCGGACCCGAAAAAGTCAGCAATATGATTTGAATGCCTTACATAAGACGACAAAATCAGAACGACATCTAGGTGGAAGTCAACAACTGCTCTATAATAAACAAGAAGGCAGAGACCATGCTAAATCAAAAGGTCATTTTCAAAGGGTAGTTATACACCATAAAGGAGGCAAAGCTCATCGTGGGGCACAAAATCCTTCTCAAGATCAGGGGAATAGCCCATCTGGAAAGGGAATATCCAGTCAATATTCAAACACAGAAGAAAGGCTATGGGTTCATGGACTAAGTAAAGAACAAACTTCCGTCTCTGGTGCACAAAAAGGTAGAACACAAGGCGGATCCCAACGCAGTTATGTTCTCCAAACTGAAGAGCTAGTAGCTAACAAACAACAACGTGAGACTAAAAATTCTCATCAAAACAAAGGGCATTACCAAAATGTGGTTGAAGTGAGAGAGGAACATTCAAGCAAAGTACAAACCTCACTCTGTCCTGCGCACCAAGGCAACCTCCAACATGGGTCCAAAGACATTTTTTCTACGCAAGATGAGCTCCTAGTATATAACAAGAATCAACACCAGACAAAAAATCTCAATCAAGATCAAGAGCATCGCCGAAAGGCAAATAAAATATCATACCAGTCTTCAAGTACAAAAGAAAGACAACTCCACTATGGAGAAAATGGTGTGCAGAAAGATGTATCCCAAAGCAGTATTTATAGCCAAACTGAAGAGAAAGCACATGGCAAGTCTCAAAAACAGATAACAATTCCCAGTCAAGAGCAAGAGCATAGCCAAAAGGCAAATGAAATATCATACCAATCTTCAAGTACAGAGGAAAGACGACTCCACTATGGAGGAAATGGTGTGCAGAAAGATGTATCCCAAAGCAGTATTTATAGCCAAACTGAAGAGAAAGCACATGGCAAGTCTCAAAAACAGATAACAATTCCCAGTCAAGAGCAAGAGCATAGCCAAAAGGCAAATGAAATATCATACCAATCTTCAAGTACAGAGGAAAGACGACTCCACTATGGAGGAAATGGTGTGCAGAAAGATGTATCCCAAAGCAGTATTTATAGCCAAACTGAAGAGAAAGCACATGACAAGTCTCAAAAACAGGTAACAATTCCCAGTCAAGAGCAAGAGCATAGccaaaaggcaaataaaatatcATACCAATCTTCAAGTACAGAGGAAAGACGACTCCACTATGGAGAAAATCGTGTGCAGAAAGATGTATCCCAAAGCAGTATTTATAGCCAAACTGAAGAGAAAGCACATGGCAAGTCTCAAAAACAGATAACAATTCCCAGTCAAGAGCAAGAGCATAGccaaaaggcaaataaaatatcATACCAGTCTTCAAGTACGGAAGAAAGACGACTCCACTATGGAGAAAATGGTGTGCAGAAAGGTGTATCCCAAAGGAGTATTTATAGCCAAACTGAAGAGAAAGCACATGGCAAGTCTCAAAAACAGGTAACAATTCCAAGTCAAGAGCAAGAGCCTAGccaaaaggcaaataaaatatcATACCAATCTTCAAGTACAGAAGAAAGACGACTCCACTATGGAGAAAATGGTGTGCAGAAAGGTGTATCCCAAAGGAGTATTTATAGCCAAACTGAAGAGAAAGCACATGGCAAGTCTCAAAAACAGGTAACAATTCCCAGTCGAGAGCAAGAGCCTAGccaaaaggcaaataaaatatcATACCAATCTTCAAGTACAGAAGAAAGACGACTCCACTATGGAGAAAATGGTGTGCAGAAAGGTGTATCCCAAAGGAGTATTTATAGCCAAACTGAAGAGAAAGCACATGGCAAGTCTCAAAAACAGGTAACAATTCCCAGTCAAGAGCAAGAGCCTAGCCAAAGGGCAAATAAAATATCATACCAATCTTCAAGTACAGAAGAAAGACGACTTCACTATGGAGAAAATGGTGGGCGGAAAGATGTATCCCAAAGCAGTATTTATAGCCAAACTGAAGAGAAAGCACATGGCAAGTCTCAAAAACAGATAACATTTCCCATTCAAGAGCAAGAGCATAGCCAAAGGGCAAATAAAATATCATACCAATCTTCAAGTACAGAAGAAAGACAACTTCACTATGGAGAAAATGGTGTGCAGAAAGATGTATCCCAAAGCAGTATTTACAGGCAAACTGAAAAGCTAGTAGCAGGCAAGTCTCAAATCCAGGCACCAAATCCTAAGCAAGAGCCACGGCATGCTGAAAATGCAAAAGGAGAGTCTGGCCAATATACAAATAGAGAACAAGACCTACTCAGTCATAAACAAAAAAGCAGACACCAACATGGGTCTCATGGGGGATTGGATATTGTAATTATAGAGCAGGAAGATGACAGTGATCATCATTCGGCACAACGTCTTAACAATGACCGAAACCCATTATCTACATAAACCTACCATTCAGTAACCATGTGAAAGGATGAACCAATATCaaggtaattttttttagcaAATAGGGGAGATACCTCTCCCAATGTTTAGAATTGTTGGGGACTCTCCAGGACTTTTGTGGGATTGATAACCATTGTTTGCACCAATAGAAGTGCTGTATAACAAGTGGTAGGAAGATGAGCCTCTCCATTCTCTGGTGAGGAGAGGGTCTGGTAGTGGCACAGAAGGATGTT
The Pongo pygmaeus isolate AG05252 chromosome 21, NHGRI_mPonPyg2-v2.0_pri, whole genome shotgun sequence DNA segment above includes these coding regions:
- the LOC129021852 gene encoding semenogelin-1-like isoform X2, with amino-acid sequence MKPDIIFVLSLLLILARQAAVMGQKGGSKGRLPSESSQFPHGQKGQHYSGQKGKQQTESKGSFSSQYTYHVDANDHDRTRKSQQYDLNALHKTTKSERHLGGSQQLLYNKQEGRDHAKSKGHFQRVVIHHKGGKAHRGAQNPSQDQGNSPSGKGISSQYSNTEERLWVHGLSKEQTSVSGAQKGRTQGGSQRSYVLQTEELVANKQQRETKNSHQNKGHYQNVVEVREEHSSKVQTSLCPAHQGNLQHGSKDIFSTQDELLVYNKNQHQTKNLNQDQEHRRKANKISYQSSSTKERQLHYGENGVQKDVSQSSIYSQTEEKAHGKSQKQITIPSQEQEHSQKANEISYQSSSTEERRLHYGGNGVQKDVSQSSIYSQTEEKAHGKSQKQITIPSQEQEHSQKANEISYQSSSTEERRLHYGGNGVQKDVSQSSIYSQTEEKAHDKSQKQVTIPSQEQEHSQKANKISYQSSSTEERRLHYGENRVQKDVSQSSIYSQTEEKAHGKSQKQITIPSQEQEHSQKANKISYQSSSTEERRLHYGENGVQKDVSQSSIYSQTEEKAHGKSQKQITFPIQEQEHSQRANKISYQSSSTEERQLHYGENGVQKDVSQSSIYRQTEKLVAGKSQIQAPNPKQEPRHAENAKGESGQYTNREQDLLSHKQKSRHQHGSHGGLDIVIIEQEDDSDHHSAQRLNNDRNPLST
- the LOC129021852 gene encoding semenogelin-1-like isoform X1 — encoded protein: MKPDIIFVLSLLLILARQAAVMGQKGGSKGRLPSESSQFPHGQKGQHYSGQKGKQQTESKGSFSSQYTYHVDANDHDRTRKSQQYDLNALHKTTKSERHLGGSQQLLYNKQEGRDHAKSKGHFQRVVIHHKGGKAHRGAQNPSQDQGNSPSGKGISSQYSNTEERLWVHGLSKEQTSVSGAQKGRTQGGSQRSYVLQTEELVANKQQRETKNSHQNKGHYQNVVEVREEHSSKVQTSLCPAHQGNLQHGSKDIFSTQDELLVYNKNQHQTKNLNQDQEHRRKANKISYQSSSTKERQLHYGENGVQKDVSQSSIYSQTEEKAHGKSQKQITIPSQEQEHSQKANEISYQSSSTEERRLHYGGNGVQKDVSQSSIYSQTEEKAHGKSQKQITIPSQEQEHSQKANEISYQSSSTEERRLHYGGNGVQKDVSQSSIYSQTEEKAHDKSQKQVTIPSQEQEHSQKANKISYQSSSTEERRLHYGENRVQKDVSQSSIYSQTEEKAHGKSQKQITIPSQEQEHSQKANKISYQSSSTEERRLHYGENGVQKGVSQRSIYSQTEEKAHGKSQKQVTIPSQEQEPSQKANKISYQSSSTEERRLHYGENGVQKDVSQSSIYSQTEEKAHGKSQKQITFPIQEQEHSQRANKISYQSSSTEERQLHYGENGVQKDVSQSSIYRQTEKLVAGKSQIQAPNPKQEPRHAENAKGESGQYTNREQDLLSHKQKSRHQHGSHGGLDIVIIEQEDDSDHHSAQRLNNDRNPLST